Within Caulobacter segnis, the genomic segment GGACCTCGAGATAGCGCGAGGGCGTGGTGATCCAGCCGGCCTCGGCGACCAGCGGCAGGCGCTCCAGCAGCGTAGAGGGGCGTGTCAGGGTCTGCAGCACATGCGGCGCGATCGCGTAGTCGAAGCGTCCCTCGCGCGCCACATGGGTCAGGATGGCGCGATAGGTGTCCGGATCGGAGAGATCGCCCGCGAACGGCCCCGTCGCGCCGCCCAGGACCCCGTCGCACAGATCCTCGGGCCAGCCCGACGGGCCGCCGCCGATCAGCAGGATCCGGAACGCCGGGTTCTGGCTCTTGCGCCAGCGGAGGTGGCCGACGATGCCGGCCAGGTCGTTCAGGGCGGTCAGGCGGCCGACCTGCGAGGGCCGCGCGGCGCGGCGCTTGAACAGGAAGTCCATCTGCAGGACCGCGCCGTCATGCAGCTCCTCGAAACGATGGACGTCGGTGACGGCGGCCGGCGCGAAGCCCATCTCGCCCAGCTGCTTGAGCACCGCCTCGGCCCTGGGCGCGCCCTCGTTGAAATCGACGACCGAGATCTCGATCAGGATGTAGTCCGCCTGGCGCAGCACCGTCTCGCCGCCGCGCAGCACGTCCAGTTCCGAGCCCTGGGTGTCGATCTTCACGAAGTCGAAGCGCCGGCCGGCGAACAGGTCGTCGAGGCGGACCTTGGGCACCGTCCGCCGCAGCAGCTGATCGTCGGTGAAGTATTGCGAGTTCTCGCGATACAGCGAGGCGCCGGTGGATTGCAGCCAGCCCTCGCTGAGAAACAGCTCGGCTTCGCCCGTCTCGTCCGAGGCGGCCACCATGTGCCGCTCGTGCGGGAGCTGGCTCAACGCCTCCTCGCAGAACGGATTGGGTTCGATCAGGGTCGGGACGCAGTCGGGAAACGCCTTCAGGAAGCCCTTGGTGAAGTCGCCGACGTTCGCGCCGATGTCGAGGACCGTGCGCGGCGCGTAGCCGTCCAGCTTCAAGGGCTCCAGCTGGTGGTGGTTCACGAAGCCCCGCCCTCCCAGAGCCGGCCGTCCGCGGGAATGGCCTTGACGCTGTCTCGCCGGGCCAGTTGCTGGCGATAGAGCTCGTGCAGGTCGGGTTCGGCCTGCATCTCGCGCTCGTCACGATCCAGCGACAGGCCGATCTCCATATAGGCCGGCAGATTGGCCAGGTTCGGCCGGGGCCGCCGGCCCGCCTGGTGTTCGGCGATCATCTCGCCATAGAGCTCTTCCAGCTTGCCGGCCAGCAGGTCCATGTCGAACAGCACGCACGTGTCGCGATTGGCCTCCAGCGTCGCGCGCAGGGCCCTGGCCTTCTCGCGGTCGGCGCCGATCTCGACGGCCTTGTCGACATAGGCCTGGGCGCTGTCGACCACCAGTTCGGGCAGGCCGGCGCTGCGCACCAGGCTTCCGCAGACGCGCGAGGCGAAGCAGCGGCCCGACCAGGTCAGCACCGGCACGGCCATCCACAGCGCGTCCGAGGCGGTGGTGTGGGCGCCGTAGGGCGTCGTGTCCAGGAACAGGTCTGCGAGGCGATAGCGCGCCAGGTGATGCGAGTTCTGCAGCTTTTGAGCGAAGACCAGGCGCGTGCGATCGACGCCCCGCGCCTCGGCGGCCTCGCGCAGGCGGGCGTTGGTCTCGGGAACGCTGTCCAGCAGCCACAGCACGCTGCCGGGCGTGCGCTTCAGGATCTCCATCCAGCGGTCGAAGACGTGCGGCGTGATCTTCTGCGGACCGTTGAAGCAGCAGAACACGAAGGCGTCCTCGGGCAGGCCGACCTCGGTTCGCGTCGGGCTGGTCTCCTCGACCTTCCGGCGGCTGTCGTTGGGCTGGTAGCAGGGGATGCGGCGGACGGCCTCGGAGTAGTACAGCTCCATCTCCGGCGGCGTGACCCACGGATCGCCGATGATGTAGTGGTGATAGTCGCTGCCCATCGAGCCCGGATAGCCCAGCCAATTGACCAGGATCGGAGCCGGGCGGCGCGCGAAGACGGCCGTCCGAGCGTCTCGGGTGTGGCCGTTGACGTCGACCAGGATGTCGATTCCGTCATCGACGATGCGCTGGACGGCCTCATCGTCCGTCATCGGACGGATGTCGGTGAAATGCTCGACCGCGGCGCGGATGCGGGTGTTGAGGCCATCGCTGGACTCCGGCCCGCAGTAGTAGGCGAAGACCTCGACCTTCGACTTGTCGTGCACCTCGAACAGTTCGGCCATCAGGTAGCCGACGGCGTGGTCGCGCAGGTCCGACGAGATGTAGCCGATACGCGGGCGCCGGCCCGTCAGGTCGATCGGCGCGTCACGCCGGTCGGCGCGGATCTGCTCGGGCGTGGTCTTGGCCTCGCGCTCGATGAACCGGTTGGCGGCCGCCAGCTGCAGCAGCGGATCGTCGGTATAGGCGGCGATGGACAGCGGATTGACGCCCTCGAGCATTCGTTCGCGCAGCACGCGCTCGGTCGGCAGGACGGCGGGCCACTTGCATTGCGTCAGGCGGTTGGCGACCAGCTGGCCGATCACATCCATGGCGTTGGGGTCGATGTCGGCGGCGCGCTGCAGCGCCAGTTCGGCCCGCGCCGGCTGGTGCATGTCGCCCAGCAGCCGGGCGATCTGCTTGAGGCAGGTGAAGGCGTAGCCGACGCCCACGCCATTGATGACCACGGCGCGATTGGCGCCGGCTTCCCAGGTGGCGACGGCCAGCTCATGCAGCCCCGCCCGCTCCTGCAGGCCGCCCAGATTGACGTAGGCCGGCATGAAATCGCCATTCAGGGCGATCGCCTGCTCCAGCGAGGCGGCCGCGCCGGCGTTGTCGCCCAGAACGGCCTGCAGGATCGAGCGGTTGAACAACGCCACGCACAGCTGCGGGTGTTCGCCGTTGAAGCGTATCCAGACCTTGTAGGCCTGATCCGCCAGGGCGACCTGCCCTCCCCCGCTCAGGCTCGCCGCCAGGGTGATCACATCGCCGAGCGGGCACCCTTCGGCCGTCAGCTTGCTAAGGAGATCCAGCGTATCGACGTCGGCCATTGTCTTCCTGAAACCGATGGAGCGTTCGGCGAAGCAGCGGACAGGCGCGCGCGGAAGCGGCGCGAGTCAGCGCGGCGCGATGATGGCATGAGGCTGGGGCCTCGACCAATGGCCGAGACGCGGTCCGCCGCCCGCGCGGTGAGCGCGAGCGGCGGGTCTGTGGTCTAAATCCCGGAGCGCGCCCCGGATCAGGTCACCTTCAGGT encodes:
- a CDS encoding O-linked N-acetylglucosamine transferase, SPINDLY family protein, translating into MADVDTLDLLSKLTAEGCPLGDVITLAASLSGGGQVALADQAYKVWIRFNGEHPQLCVALFNRSILQAVLGDNAGAAASLEQAIALNGDFMPAYVNLGGLQERAGLHELAVATWEAGANRAVVINGVGVGYAFTCLKQIARLLGDMHQPARAELALQRAADIDPNAMDVIGQLVANRLTQCKWPAVLPTERVLRERMLEGVNPLSIAAYTDDPLLQLAAANRFIEREAKTTPEQIRADRRDAPIDLTGRRPRIGYISSDLRDHAVGYLMAELFEVHDKSKVEVFAYYCGPESSDGLNTRIRAAVEHFTDIRPMTDDEAVQRIVDDGIDILVDVNGHTRDARTAVFARRPAPILVNWLGYPGSMGSDYHHYIIGDPWVTPPEMELYYSEAVRRIPCYQPNDSRRKVEETSPTRTEVGLPEDAFVFCCFNGPQKITPHVFDRWMEILKRTPGSVLWLLDSVPETNARLREAAEARGVDRTRLVFAQKLQNSHHLARYRLADLFLDTTPYGAHTTASDALWMAVPVLTWSGRCFASRVCGSLVRSAGLPELVVDSAQAYVDKAVEIGADREKARALRATLEANRDTCVLFDMDLLAGKLEELYGEMIAEHQAGRRPRPNLANLPAYMEIGLSLDRDEREMQAEPDLHELYRQQLARRDSVKAIPADGRLWEGGAS